The DNA window CACTTTCGTCCACCCGAAGGCTTCGGAAAGCTTCACGCGCTCGACTTGCATGTATTAGGCGTGCCGCCAGCGTTCGTCCTGAGCCAGGATCAAACTCTCCGACGCACACGGACGTGCTAGTGCCGGCGTTGTCGCAGGACGCGACGCTTTTAGCCGGCCTTCCGCCGTCCATGTAAATGATTAACTTCATCCCCAAAGGAATGAGCCTCGCACGCTTGTGCTTTGTTCAGTTTTCAAGGTTCCGACGCGCTGGATGCGCTAGTGCTGACACCGTCACAGGATGTGACGTCTTTAGTCAGTTGTTTTTGAAGCGACGTTACTCAATATAACACAGATAAACTTTTGTGTCAACACTCAATTTTCATTTTCATTAGTTTGAATCCGCCTTTCAAGGCGATGAAAAATAATATACCATAGCAAATCCCAAAACACAACCCCCTTTTTTATAATTTCTTTGGTTTTACATATTAGGGGATGATAGTCGGAGAAGGGGTTTTTCTGTTGGCTTTCGCATTGGTCATTTCATTACTTTGGACACCAGGGACAGCAGAAGCTGGTTAACCCCGATGGTGCAGAAGGTGATGTAAATTGGGACACATCCCAAACAGCTACAGCGACATCCGCAACAAAAGCATGCGGTGCCGCTGTTTAAAATTTATCGTGGATTGATCACGATTCATTTTCCTCGTCCAGTTTTTGCTGAGCCTCCTCTGTCACCTGTACCTTGGCCACAGTGGCTACTTCTTCTTCATCCTGCAAGCGGATCAGACGAACGCCACGAGCATACCGGCTAAGCTGTGACACATCATTCACATGGATGCGGATGATTAACCCGCTGGAAGTTACTAGCATAAAGTCATCATGGGGAGCAACAGTCTTCAAGCCAACCACTTCGTATTGCTCATCAGTCACATTAAACGTTTTAATCCCTATACCGCCACGTGTTTGGGCTCGATATTCATCAATCGGGGTGCGCTTACCATATCCTTTTCTGGAGACGATCATCACATCGTGATCTTCTTTAACAACATCCATACCAATCACTTCATCATCATCACGCAGGGTGATTCCCTTCACCCCTGTCGCGGCACGTCCCATCACTCTGACATCTTGTTCCGAGAACCGAATAGCCATTCCTTTTTTCGTGCCCATGATGATCTCTTGCTGGCCATCTGTCAGGCGGACAGAGATAAGCTCATCATCATCCCGTAAGTTGATGGCAAACAGACCGGCGCGGCGCACATGTTCAAAAGCATCAAGTGCGGTCCGCTTGACAATCCCGCAACGGGTAGCAAAAAACAAATAGCGACTAGGCTGATAATTCTCAACCTGGATCAGCGCCGTGATATATTCATCTTTTTCAATTTGAATCAGGTTAATAATTGGCAACCCGCGGGCTGTCCGCCCCAATTCCGGAATTTCGTAGGCTTTTAAACGATAAACACGCCCTTTGTTTGTAAACAGTAAGATGAAATCATGAGTGTTAGCTACAAACAGATGTTCAACAAAATCATCATCTTTGGTCCCCAAACCTGTAATGCCTCGCCCCCCACGTTTTTGACTGCGATAGGTGGTCACAGGCAAACGTTTAATGTACCCCTTATGGGTAAGGGAAATAACAACTTCTTCTTGGGGAATGAGGTCTTCATCTTCAATGAGATCAACGGCAACAGTAATTTCAGTCCGCCGTTCATCATTGTATTTCTCCTTGATTTCATTTAATTCTTCTTTGATCACATTTAAAATTTTACGTTCATCAGCTAAGATAGCCTTTAAATCTGCAATTTTAGCCAGCAGCTCTTGGTATTCATTTTCAATCTTTTCCCGTTCCAAGCCGGTCAGGCGCTGCAAGCGCATGTCCAAAATCGCTTGAGCCTGTTCTGCCGTCAGGTTGAAATTGCTCATCAAACCGCTTTTCGCTTCTTCCGTTGTCCGGGATGAACGAATGAGATCAATCACCGCATCAAGATGATCAAGGGCGACGCGCAAACCTTCCAAAATATGGGCGCGCGCTTCCGCCTTGCGCAGGTCGTACTCGGTACGGCGGCGAATGACTTCTTTTTGATGGTCCAGATAAAACTTTAATACTTGCTTCAGATTCAGCACTTTAGGTTCGCCGTCGACCAGAGCCAGCATATTGATGCCAAAAGTGGTTTGTAAAGCTGTCTGTTTATACAAGTTATTCAAAACCACATTGGCGTTCACATCACGGCGCAATTCAATGACGACACGCATGCCGTTGCGGTCCGATTCATCACGAAGGTCTGTAATGCCGTCAATTTTTTTCTCCCGGACCAGTTCGGCGATTTTTTCTATTAATTTTGCTTTATTGACCTGATAAGGCAATTCATCGACAATGATGCGCTGCTTACCTTTATCATCTACTTCAATATTGGTCTTGGCACGTAAAGTAATCGTGCCCCGGCCAGTGTTATACGCCCTTCTGATCCCTGAGGTTCCTAAGATCTGGGCACCTGTCGGAAAGTCCGGACCGGGAATAAATTCCATCAAATCTGCCACTGTGGCATCGGGATGGTCAATGAGATGATGCAAAGCATCGATCACTTCACCCAATTGGTGGGGCGGCACGTTGGTGGCCATGCCCACAGCTATGCCAGCGGCACCATTGACCAAAAAGTTGGGAAAGCGTGATGGAAGGACAACAGGTTCTTTCTCCTGACCATCGTAGTTATCTTGATAATCAATCGTTTCTTTATGGATATCACGTAACAGTTCCGTGGCGATTTTGGCCATTTTGGCTTCCGTGTAACGCATGGCCGCCGCGGCATCCCCATCGATAGACCCAAAGTTGCCATGGCCGTCAATCAACGGATAGCGGTAGGAAAAGTCTTGAGCCATGCGCACCAGCGTATCATAAACGGCCATATCACCATGGGGGTGATATTTACCGATCACTTCACCGACGATTCTGGCTGATTTTTTATAAGGTTTATCCGGTGTCATGCCCAGTTCATTCATGGCAAACAAAATGCGCCGGTGAACGGGCTTCAAACCGTCGCGTACATCGGGCAAAGCACGGCTGACAATGACGCTCATGGCATAATCCATGAACGAATTGCGCATCTCCTGGCCTATATTAACCTCTTTAATTCGTTGTTCAGCCATTAACTGCATACCTCCGTTTACCGGGATCCTTCTAGATCCAAGCCTCAATTCTAGTTTTGCCATATTTTAATAAAGCTAAATCTATGGACATGAACGAGACGCTTGCTAAGGTCGCTTTAACAGACGAGAAATCACCAGCAGCATCAACAAGGTGGTACCACTTAACACGACAGCCATCAGGTGGGCATCAGTCATCCGGTTGGCTTGTACTGCATCATAGATGGCGATGGCCAGTGTTTGCGTTTGGCCGGGAATGTTACCAGCTACCATCAGAGTGGCTCCAAATTCCCCCATTGCTCTGGCAAAACCAAGCACCAATCCGGCTAAAATCCCTCTGTAGCTGAGAGGCAACATGATGTACACAAATAATTGCCATCTGTTGGCTCCATCCAGCTGGGCTGCCTTTAAAATTTCAGTTTCTATTCCTTCAAATGCCGTTTGAACGGGCCGGATGATTAAAGGCAATGAGGCAATAGCAGCAGCAATGACAGCCGCTTTCCAGGTGAAAACAATGGGTGAGCCTGTCCATTGTTCTATTGCGCGCCCCACTATGCCTTCCCGGCCGATCAGCAGCAACAGGTAATAACCCACGACCGTTGGCGGCAGGACAAGGGGAATGGTGGTCAACAAGGACAGCACTTGGGTCCAGCGGTTCTGCCACTGAGTAAACATCCAGGCACACATCAAACCAAAAAGCAACCCAAGCAGCGTAGCTATTGTCGCAACTTTTAACGACAAATAAAGCGGAAAAAAAATGGTCGTCATCATAGCTCCTAACTGTGACATTATGGTGATTGGACTCCATATTCTCTGAGAATCTCTTGCCCCTTGACGGACAAGATAAAGTCACTAAACTGCCGGGCCTCCTCTTTCTGTTTACTTTCCCATGAAGACAAGTCGTTTTTTTATGGCATGAAGTCTCAATATTCTTATTGTACCACAACATGGCTTAGATGGGGGATTGATTGGACTGGTCCTTACTTGATTACCGTTGGCCGTAAACATAACGGGTGATTTTTGGTGCAAATTGGAATAGGACAATGCCGATCAAAGCGGAAAACAAAATAAACAGACCGCTGAACAGGACAAAGGGTCCGGAAGCCAAGCTGGCAATGATCACTGAAAATTCACCCCGTTGGGTAAAGGAAAAACCAGCCCGCAAAGCCACTTTTTTGGACAAGCCATACCAGCGCCCACCAATCACGCAAACGAGAATTTTAGCGATAATCGACCAGGCTAACAAGATGAGCAACAATCCCAGATAGGGAATCTTTTCACCCAAAGCAATGGTTGTGCCGAAATAAACAAAGAACAAAGGGAGAAAAAGATCACGTACAGGCAAGATCAACGGTTCCAAAACCTCTGTGCGTCTGGCTTCAGCCAGCATAATGCCAGCCAAAAATGCCCCCAATACCTCTGATAATTCCATATATAAAGCCAATCCGCCGTAACTGAGGGCGATGCCGACCAAGAATAAGATAAACAGATCTTGGTTAACATAACGTTCAAAAAAGGGACCCAGCTTGGCAAATAACAAGCGGCCCAATACAATGGCACCTGCCATCAGCAAGATGACTTTGATCAGTATCCAAATAAAATCCAGGCCCGTCAGCCCATTCCCTGCTGTTAAAGCAACCAATAGCGTCACCACAATCGGTGCGACAATATCTTCAAAGATCAGAACGGCCAGCATAAATTCCGATTCCGGGTTGGCCATCCGCTTGGAACTTTCCAACAATTTGACGGTGATGGATGAGCTTGTCGCATAAACCACGCC is part of the Caldalkalibacillus uzonensis genome and encodes:
- the gyrA gene encoding DNA gyrase subunit A, coding for MAEQRIKEVNIGQEMRNSFMDYAMSVIVSRALPDVRDGLKPVHRRILFAMNELGMTPDKPYKKSARIVGEVIGKYHPHGDMAVYDTLVRMAQDFSYRYPLIDGHGNFGSIDGDAAAAMRYTEAKMAKIATELLRDIHKETIDYQDNYDGQEKEPVVLPSRFPNFLVNGAAGIAVGMATNVPPHQLGEVIDALHHLIDHPDATVADLMEFIPGPDFPTGAQILGTSGIRRAYNTGRGTITLRAKTNIEVDDKGKQRIIVDELPYQVNKAKLIEKIAELVREKKIDGITDLRDESDRNGMRVVIELRRDVNANVVLNNLYKQTALQTTFGINMLALVDGEPKVLNLKQVLKFYLDHQKEVIRRRTEYDLRKAEARAHILEGLRVALDHLDAVIDLIRSSRTTEEAKSGLMSNFNLTAEQAQAILDMRLQRLTGLEREKIENEYQELLAKIADLKAILADERKILNVIKEELNEIKEKYNDERRTEITVAVDLIEDEDLIPQEEVVISLTHKGYIKRLPVTTYRSQKRGGRGITGLGTKDDDFVEHLFVANTHDFILLFTNKGRVYRLKAYEIPELGRTARGLPIINLIQIEKDEYITALIQVENYQPSRYLFFATRCGIVKRTALDAFEHVRRAGLFAINLRDDDELISVRLTDGQQEIIMGTKKGMAIRFSEQDVRVMGRAATGVKGITLRDDDEVIGMDVVKEDHDVMIVSRKGYGKRTPIDEYRAQTRGGIGIKTFNVTDEQYEVVGLKTVAPHDDFMLVTSSGLIIRIHVNDVSQLSRYARGVRLIRLQDEEEVATVAKVQVTEEAQQKLDEENES
- the modB gene encoding molybdate ABC transporter permease subunit; amino-acid sequence: MSQLGAMMTTIFFPLYLSLKVATIATLLGLLFGLMCAWMFTQWQNRWTQVLSLLTTIPLVLPPTVVGYYLLLLIGREGIVGRAIEQWTGSPIVFTWKAAVIAAAIASLPLIIRPVQTAFEGIETEILKAAQLDGANRWQLFVYIMLPLSYRGILAGLVLGFARAMGEFGATLMVAGNIPGQTQTLAIAIYDAVQANRMTDAHLMAVVLSGTTLLMLLVISRLLKRP
- a CDS encoding cation:proton antiporter gives rise to the protein MEGQFPVLLGAGLILLLLFLAGYIGLKIRIPGVVVFILVGVVLGGILSDHKLLHIAGEVGIILLFFLLGLEFPIKRLADIAKRVLPAGMLDVVLSLGVTMGIAYLFGLDWVTAFMIGGVVYATSSSITVKLLESSKRMANPESEFMLAVLIFEDIVAPIVVTLLVALTAGNGLTGLDFIWILIKVILLMAGAIVLGRLLFAKLGPFFERYVNQDLFILFLVGIALSYGGLALYMELSEVLGAFLAGIMLAEARRTEVLEPLILPVRDLFLPLFFVYFGTTIALGEKIPYLGLLLILLAWSIIAKILVCVIGGRWYGLSKKVALRAGFSFTQRGEFSVIIASLASGPFVLFSGLFILFSALIGIVLFQFAPKITRYVYGQR